A window of Nerophis ophidion isolate RoL-2023_Sa linkage group LG17, RoL_Noph_v1.0, whole genome shotgun sequence contains these coding sequences:
- the LOC133536452 gene encoding uncharacterized protein LOC133536452 isoform X3, which translates to MKVEHRVEIHPPPRDLLTESPILLSDDDEVKDEELCLIDLTKLEDDYREDSPEETNAIPLTQSQSGSVNGHSRQRRRLDCAKDSRHRILAPWGNHRKRR; encoded by the exons atgaaag tcgaacatcgagttgaaattcacccaccaccaagggatctcctaacagagtctccaatccttttgt ccgatgacgacgaagtgaaagacgaagaactttgtttgatcgatcttacaaagttggaagatgattatcgag aggattcgccggaagagaccaacgcgatccctttaacccaatcgcagtctg ggtccgtcaacggccattccaggcagaggagaaggcttgattgcgccaaagactccagacatcgaatccttgctccgtggggaaatcatcgaaaacgacggtga
- the LOC133536452 gene encoding uncharacterized protein LOC133536452 isoform X1, producing the protein MGVVPSELDVVIEEDEDVCNHHLDPNNQIEWEPNNDPSLQDDINVLNSNTNTQASTQHHEVLGGATPSGECLDFSEVVGVMQNQPSTADQSISNETQRGDGVNVLRRETFNNIQLSSVLTFPQNNDVTDYATFYRGVLGRLKKLTQMVTKEARPGDIIQLELSGESANQHTSFTFRNDAGAVMNAFQDVLDLLVQSNVEILNDEEIQVMVQVIHNPRGGVRRKIETLLEHEIHRKKARYLYNPLNSNNQLCFAISLASLLHPEFTDSQAVAEAEKIQRKAGLDEQTSVTFSHIREFEKVVRRKIVILFREEGQRPLSRFETDYPKSENPLYLYLSQNHYSGIINIKGFLSKPHVCHYCYQGYDKPDRHKCDGYCLVCTQNGCVKIEGKTVLCRDCNMWCRSPACLLRHRVKHRVMEKLVSNCDRRKKCLKCNLFYDVPVATGIAKHTCPKLKCQICKEELPRSDSETPETRHLCYIQPQPREVNHNDNIIFYDFETFVDDNHTHIPFLVCTKTLQGEEWCAFGLDCVTVFLNHFRKPRYLKSTFIAHNSRGFDGYLILRGMVRLGIAPLIIMQGSKVLCFKDPDFLQKYIDSLSFLTMPLSAMPKALGLGDCWSKGYFPHKFSSEEHLNYVGKYPAISNYGVERMTPVERTKFETWYQNEKSEVFDFQKQAVHYCKNDVNVLREGCIKFRAEFTSETGVDPFSRITIASACMKVFVTNFLEPRSLAIPSPDNYRGLCKKYSHTSIQWLEWESHRRGIFIQHALNKGEKQMGAYFVDGFAIIGGKPFVWEFQGCFYHGCPTCFEPGAVCPLTNTPFEELHKATEKKMKALKRDHKVNIIVIREHEWNEMKKSNPRVIDFLKTRNYPAPLMPRDALYGGRTSAFCLRHTAGENQRVLYEDVTSLYPYVNSAFPYPLGHPVIIHTDFDDVGNYFGLVRAVVHPPRGLYFPVLPYRTVKGKLVFTLCRTCAENNNQQEPCEHDEEGRALTGVWVTLEFNKALQLGYRVGKITEVWHFEERSETVFTGYVQTFLKGKQEASGYPKEAVDAESREKYIREYRENQGIQLDAEKIDPNPAKRQMSKLCLNSLWGKFAERCNRTQTTLVRKSEVFFDFVFSGKYQVEYFSFLNEQIAMVQWQYSKNSVVLPGNTNNVFVAAFTTAYARLKMYGYLEGLQERVLYTDTDSLIYTVNEGEVSLETGSYLGDLTDELGGDSIHEFVSAGPKSYAYQTLQGKKTVLRAKGITQTRECCERVNFDSVKDLVEGYLEEDKTGAIYTPHHQIVRDKRGFLLNNSSFEKKFRVVYDKRRLFPDGKTLPFGY; encoded by the coding sequence atgggtgtagttccatctgaattagatgtagttattgaagaagatgaagacgtttgtaatcatcatttagatccaaacaaccagatagaatgggaaccaaacaatgatccgtctttgcaagatgatattaatgtgttaaattcaaacacaaacacacaagcctctacacagcatcacgaggtgttgggaggggcgacaccctcgggggaatgtttggatttttcggaggtggtgggggtcatgcagaaccaaccgtcaacggctgaccaatcaatttcaaatgagacccagaggggtgatggggtaaatgtcttgaggagggaaacattcaacaatatacaactatccagcgttttaacttttcctcaaaacaacgatgtaacagattacgccacattttaccgcggagtcttggggaggcttaaaaagctgacacagatggtaactaaggaagctagacccggcgatatcattcaattggagttatccggtgaaagtgcaaatcaacacacttcatttacatttcgaaacgatgccggggctgtgatgaatgcttttcaagatgtgttagatctgttggtacaatcaaacgttgaaatattgaacgatgaagaaatacaggtgatggtccaggtgatacataaccctcgaggtggtgtaagaagaaaaatcgaaacccttttggaacatgaaatccacagaaaaaaagctcgttatctttacaatccattaaactcgaataatcaactatgttttgccattagcctagcaagtctgttacatcctgaatttacagatagccaggctgtggcggaggctgaaaaaatacagagaaaagcgggcttagacgaacagacttccgtcactttcagtcatattcgtgaatttgaaaaagtggtacgtcgtaaaattgtcatactgttcagagaagagggccaacgacccctctcacggttcgagacggattacccaaaatcagaaaatccgttgtatctgtatttatctcagaatcattacagcggtatcattaacattaaaggttttttgtcaaaaccgcacgtttgtcactactgttaccaagggtacgacaaacccgacagacacaaatgcgacggctattgcttggtctgtacacaaaacgggtgtgtaaaaatagaggggaaaactgtgctttgcagggattgcaacatgtggtgtcgttctcctgcatgtctcctcagacacagggtaaaacaccgggttatggaaaaactcgtcagcaactgcgatcggcgaaagaaatgccttaaatgcaacctattttacgatgtacctgtggctacaggtatcgctaaacacacgtgccctaagttaaaatgtcaaatatgtaaagaagagctacctcgcagtgactcagagacacctgaaacacgacatctttgctatatacaaccccaaccacgtgaagtaaaccacaatgataatatcatattctatgattttgagacgtttgtcgatgacaatcacactcacattccctttctagtctgtaccaagacgctgcaaggagaagagtggtgtgcttttggactggattgtgttacagttttcctcaatcatttcaggaaacctcgttatcttaaatctacatttatagcccacaattcgagaggatttgacggttacttgattctgagaggcatggtacggctgggtatagcacccttaattatcatgcaggggagtaaagttctctgttttaaagaccctgattttttgcaaaaatacattgactcgctttccttccttaccatgccgcttagcgctatgccaaaagcgttaggactcggtgattgctggtccaaggggtattttcctcacaaatttagttcggaggaacatttaaattatgtcggaaaataccccgcaatcagcaattacggtgtagaacgcatgacacctgttgaacgcaccaagtttgagacgtggtatcaaaatgagaaaagcgaggtctttgattttcaaaaacaagcggtacactactgtaaaaacgacgtcaatgttcttcgtgagggttgcatcaaatttagagccgagtttacgagcgagacgggtgttgaccccttctcccgtatcaccatagcctcggcctgcatgaaggtgtttgtgactaatttcctcgagccgcgttctctagccataccttccccggataactaccgagggttgtgtaaaaaatactcacacaccagcatccaatggttagaatgggagtcgcatcgtcgtggtattttcattcagcatgctttaaacaaaggcgaaaaacagatgggggcatactttgtggatgggtttgctataatcggtggcaaaccattcgtctgggaatttcaggggtgtttttatcacggatgcccgacgtgtttcgaacccggtgctgtatgccctttgacaaacacaccgttcgaggagttgcacaaggctaccgagaaaaaaatgaaagcgttaaagcgtgaccacaaggtcaacatcatcgtcatcagagagcacgagtggaatgaaatgaaaaaatcaaatcctagggtaatagactttctcaaaacacgcaattaccccgcacctctcatgcctcgagacgctctttatggaggtaggacaagcgccttttgcttgaggcacacggcgggtgagaaccagcgtgtattgtatgaggatgtcacctctctctacccgtacgtcaacagcgcatttccttaccccctgggtcatcctgtcatcatccacacggattttgacgatgttggaaactatttcggtctggtcagagccgttgttcaccctcctcgaggtctctatttccctgtgctaccctacagaacggtcaagggtaaactagtgtttacactttgccgcacatgcgcagaaaacaataaccagcaggaaccctgcgaacatgatgaggaaggaagggcattgacgggagtctgggtcacgctcgaattcaacaaagctttacagttgggatacagagtcggtaagattacggaggtgtggcactttgaagaacggagcgaaaccgtttttacgggttatgttcaaactttcctaaagggtaagcaagaagcttcagggtatcccaaagaagccgtcgatgcagaaagcagggaaaagtacattcgtgaatatcgtgaaaatcagggaatacagctggatgctgaaaaaatcgaccccaaccctgccaagagacaaatgtcaaaactctgtttaaacagcctttggggaaagtttgcggagaggtgcaatagaactcagaccaccttggtgagaaaaagtgaagtatttttcgactttgtattttcaggaaaatatcaggttgaatatttttcctttctcaacgagcaaattgctatggtgcaatggcaatacagtaaaaacagcgtggtgcttcccggtaacacaaataatgtatttgtcgctgcttttaccaccgcttacgcacgtttgaaaatgtacggttacctagaggggttgcaagagagagttctttacacagacaccgatagtttaatctacacggtaaacgagggggaagtttctctggagacggggtcctatctaggcgatttgacggatgagttgggaggagacagcattcacgaattcgtctccgccggtccaaagagttatgcctaccaaaccctgcagggtaaaaaaactgtgctgcgtgccaaaggaatcactcaaacccgcgagtgttgtgagagggtcaactttgacagcgttaaagatttggtggagggctatctggaggaagacaaaacaggtgcgatctacacccctcatcaccaaattgttcgtgataaaagggggttccttttaaataactcgtctttcgaaaaaaagtttcgagtggtgtatgacaaaagacgtctctttcccgacgggaaaactttacctttcgggtattag
- the LOC133536452 gene encoding uncharacterized protein LOC133536452 isoform X2, whose translation MKVEHRVEIHPPPRDLLTESPILLSDDDEVKDEELCLIDLTKLEDDYREDSPEETNAIPLTQSQSDFPFTSLAHWSPLTLEGPSTAIPGRGEGLIAPKTPDIESLLRGEIIENDGECPTGTRCNKRRRKRRCARQLDKHDRNRRRLKQYYRILARTLMKMADMI comes from the exons atgaaag tcgaacatcgagttgaaattcacccaccaccaagggatctcctaacagagtctccaatccttttgt ccgatgacgacgaagtgaaagacgaagaactttgtttgatcgatcttacaaagttggaagatgattatcgag aggattcgccggaagagaccaacgcgatccctttaacccaatcgcagtctg attttccgtttacatctcttgctcactggtctcccttaacgctggagggtccgtcaacggccattccaggcagaggagaaggcttgattgcgccaaagactccagacatcgaatccttgctccgtggggaaatcatcgaaaacgacggtgaatgtccaacaggcacccgct gcaacaaacgcaggaggaagcgtagatgcgcccgccagctcgacaaacatgatagaaacagaagaaggctgaaacagtactatcgtatactggctcgcactctcatgaagatggcagacatgatttga